A stretch of Gallaecimonas pentaromativorans DNA encodes these proteins:
- a CDS encoding DUF485 domain-containing protein: MDHPLYEKIHSSKRFQDMVARRERFAWFLSAIMLVIYFAFILIIAFSPATFGKPISEGSVVTWGIPVGLGVIISAFVLTGIYVRKSNREFDAENSAIIEEAKK; this comes from the coding sequence ATGGACCATCCGCTATACGAAAAAATACACAGCAGCAAGCGATTTCAGGACATGGTGGCGCGTAGGGAGCGCTTTGCGTGGTTTTTGTCAGCGATCATGCTGGTTATCTACTTCGCTTTTATCCTGATCATCGCTTTTAGCCCCGCCACTTTCGGTAAACCGATAAGCGAAGGCTCTGTTGTGACCTGGGGGATCCCCGTTGGGCTTGGCGTCATTATCAGCGCCTTTGTACTGACCGGCATCTATGTGCGCAAATCAAACCGCGAGTTTGACGCTGAAAATAGCGCCATTATCGAGGAGGCCAAAAAATGA